One genomic segment of Vespa crabro chromosome 3, iyVesCrab1.2, whole genome shotgun sequence includes these proteins:
- the LOC124422755 gene encoding fatty acid synthase-like isoform X1: MTEYKKAKKSYKFFKYADPEPGEEVVISGLAGRFPESNNVEELKENLFNCKDCVTNDNCRWKLDHPEIPQRTGKINNIQKFDASFFGIHFKQANTMDPMTRMMLEHVYEAIVDAGINPEDIRGRRVGVFVGTCFSDSEVTCLHGKFQTSGFGITSCSRDMMAQNISCWLNVIGPSYIVDTACSSSLYAVEHAYRAIHSGQCDYAIVGGSNLCLHPYTSLQFSRLGVLCQDGRCKVFDEDANGYTRSETVSVAFLQKAKNAKRIYATIIHAKTNCDGYKEEGITFPSNEMQSTLFKEFYKECGVSTACIPYIEAHGTGTKVGDPEELKAIDCIFTKNRANLLKIGSVKSNVGHTEGVSGIISIVKAIISMESGLIPPNINFNRPRKDMKALIEGRIKVVTQPTPLDGEYISINSFGFGGANAHVLLKSNPKIKINNGLPNDDLPRLIAVSGRTAEAVETILNEINNRPVDVEFIRLLHDIYHKTIPNHSYRGYTITDVKPSDTKIREIEHFSGTKKPICFVFSGMDSQWPEMGQALLKFPTFAKAIKKCDAVLKLHELHIYEILIKPNNGMLDNILHSFVGIAAVQIGLVDLLASVGVLPDYIIGYSVGELGCAYADGSFTMEETILAAYLQGISVIETKIPHCSVAMVRLGYKDIKNLCPDDIDIAFHNGPESSTIIGPTESIKVFVEKLQTNEIFAKVVSGEKIPYHSRYMATVKIKLLANLKKMISVAKRRSQKWLSTSVPCNEWSTSSAQFSSAEYFTNNLLKPVLFEETSVFIPDNAVIIEIAPSSQLQEILNKSLLTRVTNITLNPRGYKDNVKVFLQGLGKLYNAGLQFDLAKLYPSVEYPVSRGTSMISPFIRWEHSYDWFTTHFKKQEVLTSGERIVSIAIADENFAYIKDHVINGRNLFPATGYLCLVWETLGMTMGEFYTETSVVMENIKFNRATTVPKEGKLEMIVMIQKGSGKFEVIEGGVAIVTGKIHLLTNLSKEKIPLDMIKRNDDNEKEELNEKDIYKELKLRGYQYSGLFRSIYSATVSRRKGHIEWKKNWVAFIDNMLQIKIINTDTRDLYVPIGIRKLVININAHQKYLQSLTSNEKYIPAQYFKNIDIIVAGGVEIHKIRISEISRKKPISDPIIEEYKFTAYRDIKETSLREILTLSIHITLENIPMIKMKTIELVEDKDNNPANILVSPLLLDILNNLPLVEANVNVFASTNKFENIPEGVIVSKLNMIETGDTTPFAVGYGLLTNGKKDSLKILLKSTKDGGFLLSREKRNTSLNLSILQEYHLRIVLEKCTSEESWILLKKTNKIPENTMIINVNSNEFNWLHQVQTIQIRNEEQNIRNTRVILVEEGNFESGLLGFINCLKKEPGGNIFRIVLIQDFKAPKFSLKLPLYSEQLKTDLVINVLRPGNTWGSYRHQLLLPCESKLTYHAIISQLSRGDLSTIRWIEGPIRKDYQKKNLVRIHYASLNFKDVMLSTGKISANVTEQNRKDCLLGFEYSGITINGRRIMGVNLNRCLSNFCQLDETFSWTVPENWSLEDAATVPCIYCTCISALYINAGIQKGDKILIHAGSGGIGQAAINLALREGCIVFTTVGTPEKRKFIKETFPSIDDNHIGNSRDTSFEKMVLQQTNGAGVDIVLNSLAEDKLQASLRCLAYRGRFLEIGQFDLAANNELSTEIFMKGISFHGVMLDKVINTNDEIKNEISSIFNKLIKENAIKPIIRTVFGKDQIETALRFMAAGKHMGKVLIKIRQENEPLDTPILAEPSYTCIPNKSYIVLGGLGGFGLELIDWLVLRNAQNIVITSRNGIKNGYQSMRIKIWESYGVNIKILVGLDAAKQEDCELIVKKAIDQGPVDGIFNLAVSLKDSICRNQTPETFKESFKGKAWATKCLDEVTRKLCPDLRHFVVFSSVSCGRGNAGQTNYGMANSIMERICEKRVEEGLPGLAIQWGAIGDVGLVADMQYEDKEVVIGGTLQQKISSCLQELNRFLVQNKSVVASMVVAEKRRNDVGNSIVDAIINIMGMKNLKNINLHTSLADLGMDSMMAVEIKQTLEREFEIYLTSSDIRNLNFFKFMEMSNKPRDNYNNNKKDIKGLLSGTKMLLQMFDEILSAKVTIPLKTNPEEGRNEIFFLPGIEGYSGVFKTLQLKIKSPATCFQLAANYELKTVEAMANLFLPHLLDKLKGRNNFTLVGYSFGSLVAIELTRNLEAKGFIGQLILIDGAPQYLKTLMQQQLHSSSQEELENNILFSILNPFIVVNRAELEFKLKKCNTWDEKVNVFLNFISPENQELFSKGNQKDAILSLYVRLQAVMAYNPEPMPYIRTPITLFKPLLPSILNVPYDYELQSLTENKVEIHVVDGDHVTMLEDMKIAMAINDELLTVAATFKENIKNEN; encoded by the exons ATGACTGAAtataaaaaggcaaaaaaatcgtacaaatttttcaaatatgctGATCCAGAACCAGGCGAAGAAGTTGTTATTTCTGGATTAGCTGGTAGATTTCCAGAATCCAATAATGTGgaagaattaaaagagaatCTTTTCAACTGCAAAGATTGTGTCACCAATGACAATTGTCGTTGGAAACTAG atcatccAGAAATTCCACAACGAACAGGCAAAATTAACAACATTCAAAAATTCGATGCATCATTTTTTGGAATACATTTTAAGCAAGCTAATACGATGGATCCTATGACCAGAATGATGCTAGAACATGTTTATGAAGCTATAGTAGATGCTGGGATTAACCCAGAAGACATTCGTGGAAGAAGGGTAGGTGTATTCGTAGGTACATGTTTCTCCGATTCTGAGGTAACTTGCCTTCACGGTAAATTTCAG aCAAGTGGATTTGGTATCACGAGCTGTAGCAGAGATATGATGGCTCAAAATATTTCGTGTTGGTTAAATGTAATAGGACCATCATATATCGTCGATACAGCGTGCAGTTCAAGTCTTTACGCGGTGGAACATGCTTATAGGGCTATACATAGTGGACAATGCGATTACGCGATTGTCGGTGGATCAAATCTTTGCCTCCATCCATACACGTCTCTACAATTTAGTCGTTTAG GGGTGTTGTGTCAGGATGGTCGCTGCAAGGTTTTCGACGAAGATGCAAATGGTTACACACGCAGTGAAACCGTCTCTGTAGCATTTCtacaaaaagcaaaaaatgcTAAGAGAATCTATGCCACGATTATTCATGCGAAAACGAATTGTGATGGttataaagaagaaggaataacATTTCCATCTAACGAAATGCAAAGTACTCTTTTCAAAGAATTCTACAAAGAATGCGGTGTATCAACAGCTTGTATTCCTTACATCGAAGCTCATGGTACCGGAACGAAAGTCGGTGATCCTGAAGAATTGAAAGCCATAGATTGCATTTTCACTAAAAATAGAGCTAATCTTCTTAAAATTGGTTCCGTCAAATCTAACGTAGGACATACCGAAGGAGTCAGTggaattatttccattgttaaG gcaataatatcgatggagTCAGGCCTAATACCGCcaaatattaactttaatagaCCACGCAAAGACATGAAAGCTCTTATAGAAGGACGAATCAAAGTTGTTACCCAACCAACTCCATTAGATGGTGAATACATAAGTATTAATTCTTTCGGTTTCGGTGGTGCTAATGCTCACGTTTTACTCAAATCAAATCCGAAGATAAAGATCAATAATGGATTGCCAAATGATGATTTGCCTAGACTCATAGCTGTTTCCGGACGTACCGCAGAAGCAGTAGAAACCATTTTAAATGAG ATCAATAACCGACCGGTAGACGTCGAATTTATTCGTCTTCTTCatgatatttatcataaaacaATACCAAATCATTCATATCGAGGATACACGATAACTGATGTTAAACCATCTGATACGAAAATAAGGGAGATTGAACATTTTTCTGGTACGAAAAAGCcaatttgtttcgttttttctggAATGGATTCGCAATGGCCAGAAATGG GTCAAGCTCTGTTGAAATTCCCTACATTTGCTAAAGCAATAAAGAAATGCGATGCTGTGTTAAAACTGCATGAACTTCATATTTatgagattttaattaaaccaAACAATGGCATGTTAGACAATATCTTGCACTCTTTTGTCGGAATTGCTGCTGTTCAG ATTGGCTTAGTAGACCTTTTAGCTTCAGTGGGAGTATTACCAGACTACATAATCGGATATTCTGTGGGGGAACTTGGATGTGCATACGCAGACGGAAGTTTCACAATGGAGGAAACGATATTGGCAGCGTATTTGCAAGGAATATCCGttatagaaacaaaaataccTCATTGTTCTGTGGCTATGGTACGGCTTggttataaagatataaaaaatttgtgtCCTGATGATATCGACATCGCGTTTCATAATGGACCTGAAAGTTCAACAATTATCGGACCGACTGAATCTATAAAAGTATTTGTTGAAAAGCTGCAG ACAAACGAAATTTTTGCGAAAGTAGTATCAGGGGAAAAAATACCATATCATAGCCGTTACATGGCTACAGTCAAAATCAAACTCTtggcaaatttaaaaaaaatgatatcagTAGCAAAGCGTCGAAGTCAAAAGTGGTTGAGTACATCAGTACCATGCAACGAATGGTCGACTTCAAGTGCACAATTCTCGTCGGCCGagtattttacaaataatttgttaaaaccTGTACTTTTTGAGGAAACCTCGGTCTTCATCCCTGACAAtgccgttattattgaaattgcgCCCAGCAGCCAACTACAAGAGATTTTAAACAAATCATTGCTAACAAGAGTAAcgaatattacattaaatccGCGAGGTTATAAAGATAACGTAAAAGTTTTTCTTCAAGGATTAGGGAAATTGTATAATGCTGGCTTACAGTTTGATCTTGCTAAACTATACCCATCAGTAGAATATCCCGTAAGTCGAGGAACTTCAATGATATCCCCATTTATTCG gTGGGAACATTCATATGATTGGTTCACAACACATTTCAAAAAGCAGGAGGTACTTACTTCCGGAGAACGAATAGTATCAATAGCGATTGCCGATGAAAATTTCGCATACATAAAGGATCATGTAATTAATGGCAGAAACTTGTTTCCTGCAACAGGATATTTATGTTTGGTTTGGGAAACATTGGGAATGACGATGGGAGAATTCTATACAGAAACGTCCGTAGTcatggaaaatataaaatttaatcgagCTACGACTGTTCCCAAAGAGGGCAAACTTGAAATGATTGTTATGATTCAGAAAG GTAGCGGTAAATTCGAAGTGATCGAAGGAGGTGTTGCTATTGTTACCGGAAAGATTCATCTTCTAACGAActtatcgaaagagaaaataccCCTTGATATGATTAAGagaaatgatgataacgaaaaagaagaattaaatgagaaagataTCTATAAAGAGTTGAAGTTACGTGGTTATCAATATAGCGGTCTTTTCCGAAGCATATACAGTGCGACTGTTTCGAGAAGGAAAGGACATATCGAATGGAAGAAGAATTGGGTAGCTTTCATAGATAACATGTTacagataaaaatcataaatacaGACACTAGAGATCTATATGTGCCGATTGGAATTCGAaaattagtaataaatattaatgctCATCAAAAATATCTTCAAAGCTTGACTAGTaatgaaaaat atatACCTGcacaatattttaaaaatattgatattattgtagcGGGGGGTGTGGAAATCCATAAAATTAGAATAAGTGAGATTTCTCGGAAAAAACCTATTAGTGATCCAATTATCGAAGAGTATAAATTCACTGCTTATCGTGACATAAAGGAAACGTCATTACGagaaatattaacgttatccaTACATATTACTCTTGAAAATATACCAATGATTAAGATGAAGACAATCGAACTCGTTGAGGATAAGGACAATAACCCAGCAAACATACTTGTTTCTCCACTGCTTTTagacattttaaataatttgccTTTGGTAGAAGCCAACGTTAATGTATTTGCATCGACAAacaaattcgaaaatattccTGAAGGTGTCATtgtttcaaaattaaatatgatagAAACGGGTGACACAACGCCATTCGCTGTTGGATATGGATTGTTGACAAACGGAAAAAAGGACAGCTTGAAAATACTTCTAAAATCTACAAAAGATGGTGGTTTCCTTTTATctcgtgaaaaaagaaatacctcATTGAACTTATCCATTTTACAAGAATATCACTTACGTATAGTTTTAGAGAAATGTACCTCCGAGGAATCttggatattattaaaaaagacaaataaaattcCGGAAAACACCAtgattataaatgttaatagtaatgaatttaattggTTGCATCAAGTGCAAACTATACAGATCAGGAATGAAGAACAGAATATTAGGAACACGAGAGTCATACTTGTTGAAGAAGGAAACTTTGAATCTGGTCTCTTAGGATTCATTAATTGCTTAAAGAAAGAACCTGGTGGAAATATCTTTCGAATTGTTTTAATTCAAGATTTTAAAGCCCccaaattttctttgaaactACCACTTTACTCCGAACAACTCAAAACGGatcttgttattaatgttttacgACCAGGGAATACTTGGGGATCATATAGGCATCAGCTACTTCTACCTTGCGAGTCCAAACTTACCTATCACGCTATTATTAGTCAGTTG tCACGTGGAGATTTAAGTACAATACGTTGGATTGAAGGGCCAATTAGGAAGGactatcaaaagaaaaatcttgttCGAATTCATTATGcatcattaaattttaaagaCGTGATGTTGTCTACGGGTAAAATATCAGCAAATGTAACGgaacaaaacagaaaagatTGCTTACTTGGATTTGAATACAGCGGAATCACTATTAATGGTCGTCGTATTATGGGAGTTAACCTCAACAG aTGTCTGTCAAATTTTTGTCAGTTGGACGAAACTTTTTCTTGGACTGTACCTGAAAATTGGAGTTTAGAAGATGCAGCAACAGTACCGTGTATATATTGCACATGTATATCTGCACTTTACATTAATGCAGGAATACAGAAAGGTGATAAAATACTTATCCATGCTGGTTCTGGTGGTATTGGCCAAGCCGCGATTAACTTAGCCCTTCGGGAAGGCTGTATAGTATTTACAACGGTCGGTACACCAGAAAaacgtaaatttattaaagaaacatttcCTAGTATCGATGATAATCACATTGGAAATTCCCGAGATACTAGCTTTGAGAAAATGGTTTTGCAACAAACCAATGGTGCAGGTGTAGACATTGTTCTAAATTCTTTAGCGGAAGATAAACTTCAAGCAAGTCTACGTTGTTTAGCCTATAGAGGTAGATTTTTAGAAATTGGACAATTTGACTTAGCCGCAAATAATGAATTAAGCACCGAAATTTTTATGAAGGGTATCAGTTTTCATGGTGTGATGTTAGATAAGGTTATTAACACAAATGACGAAATTAAGAACGAAATTAGTTCAATATTCAACAAACTTATTAAAGAGAATGCTATCAAACCGATTATTAGGACAGTTTTCGGCAAAGATCAAATAGAGACAGCACTTAGATTTATGGCAGCTGGAAAGCATATGGGAAAA GTACTCATAAAGATCCGTCAAGAGAATGAACCATTGGATACACCCATTTTGGCTGAACCTTCTTATACATGTATTCcgaataaaagttatatagtTCTTGGTGGATTGGGAGGTTTTGGTTTGGAATTAATCGATTGGTTGGTTCTTCGAAATGCTCaaaatattgtcattactTCGCGGAACGGCATAAAGAATGGTTATCAATCTATGAGAATCAAAATATGGGAATCATACGGCGTGAATATCAAGATTCTGGTTGGTCTCGATGCGGCTAAACAAGAAGATTGCGAGCTTATCGTGAAAAAAGCGATAGATCAAGGTCCAGTCGATGGTATATTCAATCTCGCGGTTTCTTTGAAAGATAGTATTTGTAGAAACCAAACGCCGGAGACTTTTAAAGAATCTTTCAAAGGAAAAGCATGGGCCACGAAATGTTTGGACGAGGTAACCAGAAAGCTTTGTCCAGATCTTCGACACTTCGTAGTTTTTTCTTCTGTCTCGTGCGGAAGAGGAAATGCCGGACAAACGAATTACGGTATGGCTAATTCCATTATGGAAAGAATATGTGAGAAAAGAGTAGAAGAAGGTTTGCCTGGATTAGCTATACAATGGGGAGCGATTGGAGATGTTGGTCTAGTTGCTGACATGCAGTATGAAGATAAAGAAGTTGTTATCGGTGGTACCTTACAGCAAAAAATATCATCATGTTTACAAGAACTGAATAGATTTTTGGTACAGAATAAATCTGTAGTTGCAAGTATGGTAGTTgctgaaaaaagaagaaatgacgTTGGGAATAGTATTGTAGAtgctattataaacattatgg GTATGAAAAACTTGAAGAATATCAATCTACACACTTCCTTGGCTGATCTTGGAATGGATTCTATGATGGCGGTAGAAATAAAACAGACATTAGAGCgtgaatttgaaatatatctcACCTCTTCAGATATTCGAAacttaaatttctttaaattcatGGAAATGAGTAATAAACCgagagataattataataataataaaaaagatataaaaggatTATTATCTGGTACAAAGATGTTGCTGCAAATGTTCGATGAAATACTTTCTGCCAAAGTTACTATTCCGCTTAAGACTAATCCAGAAGAGGGTCGGAacgaaatattctttcttccaGGAATCGAAGGCTATAGTGGCGTTTTCAAAACATtacaattgaaaattaaatcacCTGCGACTTGTTTTCAATTGGCTGCgaattatgaattaaaaacTGTTGAAGCTATGGCCAATTTATTTCTACCg CATTTATTAGATAAACTTAAGGGTCGAAATAATTTCACGTTAGTGGGTTATTCATTTGGATCACTTGTAGCTATTGAACTCACACGAAACTTAGAAGCCAAAGGATTTATTGGTCAGCTAATATTGATAGACGGTGCTCctcaatatttaaaaacacTTATGCAACAACAATTGCATTCGTCATCGCAGGAAGAACTAGAAAACAACATTCTGTTTAGTATATTGAATCCATTTATAGTTGTTAACAGGGCAGAG cttgaatttaaattaaaaaaatgtaatacgtGGGATGAGAAAGTAAAtgtatttcttaattttatatctcCCGAAAACCAAGAGTTATTTTCGAAAGGGAATCAAAAAGACGCTATTCTCTCACTTTATGTGAGATTGCAAGCAGTTATGGCATATAACCCAGAACCAATGCCATATATAAGAACACCAATTACATTGTTCAAACCATTGTTACCGTCTATATTAAATGTACCGTATGATTATGAACTGCAGAGT TTAACAGAAAACAAAGTGGAAATACACGTTGTTGACGGCGATCATGTTACGATGTTAGAAGATATGAAAATTGCAATGGCAATTAATGATGAATTGTTAACGGTTGCTGCAACAtttaaggaaaatataaagaacGAAAATTAA